One window of Jannaschia sp. CCS1 genomic DNA carries:
- a CDS encoding FMN-dependent NADH-azoreductase produces MPKLLVVETSPRGAASISRNITKTFVAKWKAAHADSAVVQRDLTGTGLEFVTAPWLEAYFTPPDQHTDAMKQALALSDELVAELLNADELVIGTPVYNYNVPALLKAWIDHIVRKGITLGMDGKGLLTGKKATVLIASGGIYSEGSPIADRAIAPQYLKLILGVIGIENVTIVAGGGAKAVDMGEATMDGFIATLDSELTAAAQ; encoded by the coding sequence ATGCCCAAACTTCTTGTTGTCGAAACCAGCCCGCGCGGGGCGGCCTCGATCTCTCGGAACATAACCAAGACATTCGTCGCCAAATGGAAAGCCGCCCATGCCGATAGCGCAGTCGTTCAGCGCGATCTGACCGGAACCGGTTTGGAGTTCGTCACAGCCCCGTGGCTTGAAGCCTACTTCACGCCACCGGATCAACATACCGATGCGATGAAGCAGGCACTGGCCCTGTCGGACGAACTGGTCGCCGAGTTGCTGAACGCCGATGAGCTCGTTATCGGTACGCCGGTCTATAATTACAACGTGCCGGCCCTGCTGAAGGCGTGGATTGATCACATTGTCCGCAAGGGCATCACACTGGGCATGGATGGAAAAGGTCTTCTCACCGGCAAGAAGGCGACTGTGCTGATCGCGTCGGGCGGCATTTACTCTGAAGGGTCCCCCATCGCGGATCGCGCGATCGCTCCGCAGTATCTCAAACTGATCCTGGGCGTGATCGGAATCGAGAACGTTACAATCGTTGCAGGCGGCGGGGCCAAAGCTGTCGACATGGGCGAAGCGACGATGGATGGCTTTATCGCAACCCTTGACAGCGAATTGACAGCGGCAGCGCAATGA